In the genome of Astatotilapia calliptera chromosome 18, fAstCal1.2, whole genome shotgun sequence, the window gtcctttagtttacattttgactgcacaattgtgagctttttgttatgcacaaaaacaacattgttttagtttatttatggagcattattaatTAACAAATGCTCATAatatatttttgagtaattttttcatgtacacctatgctgtatgttaataaaagtgcctgtgtgacatctgggaaaCAGCTTtaactaagaactctctttctgttcttactttatggaataaaaaaatatcgagatatatatcttatatcgccatccagctaaaaaatattgaaatttgaattttgggtcgtatcgcccagccctagcgCAAACCTTCCATTTTATTGCTGTatgtattttaaagttttattaatAGTATAGTTGTGTACAAATCAAGGCAGGCGCAGCAGTCACTATAAATTTGACCTTTTACATTGAGCCAGTCAGTCAACAATTACCTACAGTCTTTACTCTTGCAATCTTTGGGTCATTGATGTGAGattcatattttattatgtCTAAGTGCATCAGTTCTGTTTAAAATATGACTTGAAGGAGTTTAATCTACAGactaacatttaaataaaataaataagaggtTTAGAAAACTAACAGATGATCTTAAATCACAATGTTAATTTGACATCTGCAGTTTAACTCCTCCCAGTTCCTGgttcattttaaactttaaacacttCAAACTTTTTTACTCGAACACCTGTATTAACTTCCCAAGGGCAcacatataattttaaaatgaaatttaaattaaatagaaATTAAGTTAACGTTTACTTCAACATTATCCTAGTTTTACATAAAAACCTCATGTTTTTGGTTGCACCACCTGATATTTTGGGGTTTTAGTTATCGCTGAACTAACACAACTTAAACTTGGGTCTTAGAGAATGAACTCCTGCAAGTCATGAATTAgattcattatttttaacataTGTTATGCACTCAAAAGTATTGCATGTAAGTAGCATGTTTACTGTAAGAAATGTTGGCATTTGAGATCAGTTTGAATTTAGCTCCATAACATCACTAGGTATTTTacctgttttcttctgttttgtagGCCAGGAGTCTGCATCAGTCTGCTGTACGTGCTGGAGCTGGTGGCATTTTTGTGGTGAGTAGCACTTTCTGTTCCTCAGTGCACAAAATGTGTAGAAGGtgacagacaaaaacagagagtACATGCGGATGCTGTACACGCTGATGCTGTACGGgcttttttttatacattgtgTGAGCTCATCATGGTGGGTTACTATAGATCAGCAGCTCATGGAAAATTTTGTAAATTACAGCAACAATTTGTAGTCATTTCTAATATTATCTATATTACTACTAAGTTTAATTGTTACTGCTCATTGTTCAACGCAGTCAGTCTAGCTGTTACTATGTCACACTaacattgtttttttagttACACTGGGGCAGAAGTTCACTTACTTCTGCAATTTTTGTCTATTATTGGAAAATGAATTATTCATGTTAATACATTTTAGAAGGGTTAAGAAAAAGATTTGCTGATGGACTTCATAAAACAGGATTAAACAGCAACACCATATCAGCTTTCTTTACTTGGTGTATGCATAAACAAATTTTCACAAGCATAGACTTTAATCACAAAACTTTTAGAAACTGTATTTATCCTCACCTTGTCTTATTTCAAAAGTGTATTCTGTCTTAGTGAGTGCTGCTCCAAAACCAGGGTTACACAGGTCACGGGAGAAGTGGGAGTCCAATTTGCATGTAACAATTGAGGCAGAACGATGGTCGGAATaatgtcagaaatgtttaaatgtaaccATTAAtatcagatacagacagacattACAACAATCTCCATCAAACTTACATCACGccacaaaaattaaataaatataaaccaGAGTTTATAGAGCATTGAGGAgcgtttgtgtttttgcacaaaGGTAAAGGCATTCTGGCATGAATTTTCCAACATTATGTCAAAGGTTTTAGAGCTACTCTTTCCATTAGATCCTCAAACATGTTTATTAGGGGATTTTAAAGGTTGGTACCCAATTACGAAAAAAGCCAACAGAAGTTCCTGGAACTGTCTCTATGCATTGTTAGAAAGTGCATAACCATTATGTGGAAGTCCGACTTCCAACTACCTATTTTTAGATGGATCTCAGAGATATGTAGATGTGTCCCACTTGAAAACATCACCTACACGCTCAGAAACGACTATAAAACCTTTGTTAACACTATACCAACTCCTTTATTGGACTGATAGGATCAAATGCAAAGGTTTTTAGAACTTATAAACCTACTGTCACCAGTGTCAAGTATTGTCCTTatgctgtatttttgttatcCTGATCTGTTTGGGTGGGTTTGGAGTGTGTTTTTGTCCATGCGTCACTAACTTGAAaattttgcacaaaaaaaaaggcTCAGCCATTAATTGAAGACACAGCTCTGCAGTATGTTTGTGCAGGATTGATCCCAGTGGTATCTGTTTTCCAAAAGACCTTAATTTATCCAGGGAGGAGCCATTACAGCCACACGAAAACATCTTGTGATAATTTCATGCAATGGAAACTCTCCTTGGTTCCATAGTCCCCCGGTAGTAACATTGTTTTTAACCTgtgcttgatttaaaaaaaaattcttatgacactcttttttaattaatgcatTGGTTGGctgctttaaattaaaaaacaaaaaacattaaatttctTCCCTCCTCAATTTTTCTATTGCACAAAGGAGCTTTGCTGCTCACAAGGGGGCAGTGTGTGCAGAAGCAGAAATAATAGttgtctgtgttgagtctgttctcTCGTTGGGTAGTAGCACCTGTTTCCCTCTGGGCTTACATGATGAACTGTTAATATTTTATCAGATACTGTTTGCAGCTCACAGATCTGTTACTCACGCATGAAAGTGGTAGCTGTTAAGGAAAAATTCAGCCTCAGTAGAAGCTTCACAAGATTTAATATATACACAGATAATTATATACTGAAGACggttatgtgtgtgtctgttataaataaagtttaatctaCTTTAATGTTATCCTTATTCTTTTTTAGCACAGAGATACTCCTGACAACAACCCTGACACACCTTTTGAGTTCACTGAGGAGAACAAGAAGGTGAGCCTCGCATCTGTGTTgaacagtatttttttaatgcactgaTGTGGTTTTCATTACCAGTAATAGCAGATAATTGCAGGTATTGATTTTGTGTTATTGTACAAAAGCTGGAATTTCTTTTCAGAAATACCCAAGTTGATTGGGTATTTctgggtgcccaatcccggtcctcgagagctactatcctgcagcttttagatgcatccctactccaacacagctgaatcaaatggtttgatctcttcagcatgccatcatgtttggcaaaggcctgataacaagccattcatttgattcaggtgtgtgggaacaaggatgcatctaaaagctgcaggacggtagctctcgaggaccgggattgggcacccctggctTAAGATGTCTCTAGCTTTATTTTGTAACTAATTTAGTAGTTATTTAATTGCCTTTCCACCTTAATACACCAGACACAATGTATTTTCCTGGTATTTTTGTAGAAAAAAAGCTCAACGATAGATGGCCTACCTACTACTGTACTGTACTCTACAATTATAGTATCATTTAATTCATGTACATGAATTATATTAGGACTATTTCACTGTATAAATTGGCcttattgttaaaataaaaatgggaaATACAGTTATGGAAAAATATCTTTTTCTGTTCACTGTAGAGGATTGAGGCGATCACTTCAATGTACCCAGAAGGACACAAGCAAGCAGCCACCATCCCCGTGTTGGATTTGGCCCAAAGGCAACATGGATGGCTCCCTATTTCTGCCATGAACAAGGCACAGTCatatttttagtgttttccaGCAGAGTGATGCTCGTcaacacattttatataaattttGTATTTCAGGTTGCAGAGGTGCTGGAAATCCCTCCAATGAGAGTATATGAAGTAGCAACGTTCTATACGATGTTCCTACGTAAGCCTGTGGGAAAATACTTCATTCAAATCTGCACGACAACACCCTGCATGCTCTGTAACTCAGACAGCATCGTGGAGGCCATCCAAAACAAACTTGGTAAGAGTGCTTTTCCATTTTATGCTGAGAAACCAATGAAGAGatgaaaacagatgaaaacaaacttttttttattgtgtatgTTTGAGATAAACAGAGACTGAGaacaaatgtataaatatacagTTGCCATTGGTATTCAAACAATATCAAGCTGTAACATCAAACAAGATTGAAATCAAGCAAGGAAACTGTCAACACACTTGAGCCTACGTTACATTTAATAGAGGACAAGGTTTGTTCTTTAAGTCAACCATAGTGAAGTTTTACTCTTCCTTTTAACTCGTATATGTGGCTAACAGCTGTGGCACGTCAGGCTTTAGTGCTcgagttaaaaatatttgttgttttagtAAGACAATCTGTAGAGTGTCAGATGAGACTAGCTGAATATGAAGCGTCTCTCCATTTGGTTCTCCACAGGTATCAAAGTTGGGGAGACTACTCCAGACAAGATGTTCACTGTAATAGAAGTGGAATGCCTGGGTGCCTGTGTGAATGCTCCAATGGTTCAGATCAACGACAACTATTATGTGAGTGCTCGAGTCGTCTGTGCAGATGAACGTTTTAACTAAATTAACCAAATTAGATTAAAGCTCAAACGAGTTTCACAAAGAATGTGTACAGAGCACCGTTTCTGGAGTTCTCCTCTCATGTGGAAAACAGTGCAGGTGTGACACAGCCTGCAACATGGAAGACTCTTAAGGAAATTAAGagcagggagaaaaaaatagagaaataaTCAGCTATAACACGAGTGTTTTCTTATTCATTATATTAGTTTGGAAAAATATCAACCAAGTGTGATGTcaaaatttttcttttttgattctTTTGTGGTTAACCATGTGAAAATAATTCTACCATGGGACATTTAGTTATTGCAAGCCGAGCTGAAGTGAATTACCCAATTAAAGATGACTGTGAAGGAGGAATTCTCCGCAACACCTCAGCTTGCTGAGGTATCATCATTAGCGAGAAAAGGCACAATGTGTTAATACCAAGAGTACCTTGTGCTGAGGTTGGCATTTTCTTATGTGAATAATTAACACTCAAGCCATACACACAGCCTTTGGAGATTAGATTAATTCAGTCATCAATTACACATTTAGTTTTACTCAGGATGACACAGTTTGCAAATAAGAGCTTGAACTTGTGTCGGGTTGTTCAGGGGCTTCTAAATATGAAGGTAGAAGCAGCTTTGGAGCAGCACACAGGCAGTATTAATTAAGCAGACCACCCGATTCAGTCTTTGTACTTAAGAACATTGTGAGATTTGAAAAAAATGCCATAATGGTTTTGGGCAAGTCtatatcattcatttttaacactATGGTTCAGCTCTGCAATATCATAAAGTAGctgtactgtaaataaaataaaataattaattaaaaaaagcactatTTGACACTTGTATCCTCTTTAGCACGACTTGGAAAAAAAGCTAAATCTGTCAGAGCTGGTTTGAACTTTACTGACAGTTAAAGTCAGAGTTATTATTGGCTATAGTTATTAGTGGCcataaaaaataattgattGGAAAACTGGGGATGCGCTGATCATGAAACTCTGGCCCGATACTGATGTTTAAAATAAGCTGAAGACGGtatatgtacttttttttttccctttttatcgtttttctgttgttgtttactTCCTCTTCTTGGTTTCCTCTTGCagccaaaccaaaaaaaatcttcattaCAAAAATCCTTTCCTGTTTTAAAGTCGATTAGCTGTCTGTTATGCTGTATACTTTATAGTCAGGGAAAACTGATATGATACAAGAGATACATATCAGCCACTGATGCCTATAAATATCACTGCAGATGTCAGTATTCTTGTTTTAGTGAACAAGGCTGATATTGGTAGGCTCATAGATCTTACTATTGATAAATTGGTGCTGCCCTGCATGTCCTAAAGATCAACAATAAGATATTTTGAAAGTTGGGAAAAGTTGCTGTTGGGTGAAATACAGTCACTGACTGACATGGTCAATCTGACATTGATGTAGTATTTATCCATTTATTCAATTTAGAATAAATCATCATAATTTCCTTTGAATTACAAAGATAGTATTTAAAGTATTCCCCTGTCTTTAGAATATAATAGATCTTCTTACAGATTGGAGGATGTGAAAATCAAAACATGGACCATCAGATGACCAAAAGCTAAGCTGCTCTCATCCCTTATTCTAGGAGGACCTTACACCAAAGGATATCGAGGATATTATTGATGAGCTTAAGGCAGGCAGAGTCCCTCCACCAGGACCCAGGTACGTGCACAATTTGCATAATAGATTcttatataattttaaagtcATTGAACTGATTGTAGATGAAGaagtttgttctttttctatAGGAGTGGCCGATTCTCCTGTGAGCCTGCAGGCGGACTGACTTCCCTGACAGAGCCTCCTAAAGGACCAGGATTCGGTGTAAGATCGGACCTGTAGACATTTCTGGGCCACTCTCTGCTTGCTACAAAGGCAagctgtcagtgaaactgttatGGTTAAGTCAGATATattgtgtaaataaattgttCCTGTACATGTTCTCAAGGTGTCAGTGTCTCACTTACATGGATTCcaacaaggaaaacaaaactggaAACATGAAATGCAGGATTTGTAGCAGTTGTTATATTTCTAGATACTTCTAAGCAAAGCTGGCTAAAGGACTGGAATAGTAAAGCTTCTTAATACGTCAATGTAAGCCTAAAGCTAAATATTTTTGTGCATATTGTGATACTACATAAATAGTATGTATTTCTACCTCAGTAAGTTATGTGACAGTTTCCACTGTCATTGCCACTTCAGTGATGGCCACCTATGGAAACCTTATGAAGGGTTTTTACTTAAGTATGAATCACATCCTTTGTACACTCAAATTCATTCAAATATGACATCTCAAAATTACAGCATAGCACATGCACAATAAGATGCATTTTCCTACCATGTATGCCCCTATGGAAAAATCATGTAATTAAAAGCTCACAGTACAAGCTAAAGCTATTAGATGTTTATTGAAGTACTACACAtgctaaaacaaaaagtataaaGCCTTTTTAATTAACACTAGCTCTACCAAAGTCATTTTTGGTCCTTAATATTTTGTTCTGAATTTTACTGgatgtaaatatattttagtgGACCAATTTTAGATGTCTTTCAATTACTGTGGATCAGTGACATTTAAATTGTTTATTCATAAAGAAAACCTTTGGTAAACGGTAAATACCACCAGATATGCTGCTACGCATGGTGTAACAAATTATGATTAAATTGTAAAGTTATTTTACTACATGTTACCTCTATTTAGTTCATTTCAAATGTGGTTTATTGA includes:
- the ndufv2 gene encoding NADH dehydrogenase [ubiquinone] flavoprotein 2, mitochondrial: MFLSAAVRSAVSQAARSLHQSAVRAGAGGIFVHRDTPDNNPDTPFEFTEENKKRIEAITSMYPEGHKQAATIPVLDLAQRQHGWLPISAMNKVAEVLEIPPMRVYEVATFYTMFLRKPVGKYFIQICTTTPCMLCNSDSIVEAIQNKLGIKVGETTPDKMFTVIEVECLGACVNAPMVQINDNYYEDLTPKDIEDIIDELKAGRVPPPGPRSGRFSCEPAGGLTSLTEPPKGPGFGVRSDL